One window from the genome of Natronomonas pharaonis DSM 2160 encodes:
- a CDS encoding ferritin family protein codes for MTQIRDDSREMRIDPDSVAGGYFKHAVYNHWDPYEDIEKALIEQDRKRLIDADEFGETEFEDLMRTLALFGAGEEAVTEDLAPLMLVVDDINDQMFVSSQIYEEAKHTQFFDRYWREVIHPVADARGFERRAPTDQRFFVDGYVDLFDRTEAAMERLLEPGEDTPTNRVRAYCHYHLTVESVLAQTGYWGIVSSMSPRGSEALREDGMPHLEGLVKGISFIRSDEGRHVGFGMQKVQSHLAEDGVDESVVRETLQELLPLVAETVSATDEVTDPEPLVEYASEKLTRRIEVITDADASIPDVETLVTLSEDSTAAD; via the coding sequence ATGACACAGATACGGGATGACAGCCGGGAGATGCGCATCGACCCTGACAGCGTCGCTGGGGGCTATTTCAAACACGCCGTCTACAATCACTGGGACCCGTACGAGGACATCGAGAAAGCACTCATCGAACAGGACCGCAAGCGGCTCATCGACGCCGATGAGTTCGGCGAAACCGAGTTCGAGGACCTGATGCGGACGCTGGCGCTGTTCGGAGCCGGCGAGGAAGCGGTCACCGAAGACCTCGCGCCGCTCATGCTTGTTGTGGATGATATCAACGACCAGATGTTCGTCTCCTCACAGATATACGAGGAGGCGAAACACACCCAGTTTTTCGACCGGTACTGGCGGGAGGTCATCCACCCGGTCGCCGACGCCCGCGGCTTCGAGCGGCGAGCGCCCACCGACCAGCGGTTCTTCGTCGATGGCTACGTCGACCTCTTCGACCGGACCGAGGCAGCCATGGAGCGGCTTCTGGAACCGGGCGAAGATACCCCGACGAACCGCGTGCGGGCCTACTGTCACTACCATCTCACTGTTGAGTCGGTGCTCGCCCAGACCGGCTACTGGGGCATCGTCTCCTCTATGTCCCCTCGCGGCAGCGAGGCCCTTCGGGAAGACGGCATGCCGCATCTGGAGGGGTTAGTGAAGGGCATCTCGTTCATTCGGAGCGACGAAGGCCGCCATGTCGGCTTCGGGATGCAGAAAGTCCAATCACATCTCGCCGAGGATGGCGTCGACGAGTCTGTCGTCCGGGAGACGCTGCAGGAACTGCTGCCGCTCGTCGCGGAGACGGTGAGCGCGACCGACGAGGTAACCGACCCCGAACCGCTCGTCGAGTACGCAAGCGAGAAACTCACCCGGCGTATCGAGGTCATCACCGACGCCGATGCATCGATTCCGGATGTCGA
- a CDS encoding helix-turn-helix domain-containing protein, protein MRYATVTITPESGAFQPADGAVADDPAVVRESIDQLESLDDGTCVMLSRVRGDLSRAADILDGQSDVLGYDIATDGDSRVGQQHGYIYVHFRPTETVAELLAAVEETEAVLKTPLEYRDNGGVRVTLIGDDETIQRTVEAVPNTVRISLEGTGDYRPSTGRLLSVLTPRQREILEAAVEAGYYEVPRQATHEDIAETVDVSAGTVGEHLRKVEGKLLSSLVE, encoded by the coding sequence ATGCGCTATGCGACCGTCACTATCACGCCCGAAAGTGGCGCGTTTCAGCCGGCGGACGGGGCGGTCGCGGACGACCCTGCCGTCGTTCGCGAATCGATAGACCAGCTTGAGTCTCTCGACGACGGTACCTGCGTGATGCTCTCTCGGGTCCGAGGCGACCTCTCGCGGGCCGCCGACATCCTCGATGGGCAGTCGGACGTCCTCGGCTACGACATCGCGACCGACGGCGACAGCCGAGTCGGCCAACAGCACGGCTACATCTACGTCCATTTCCGACCGACGGAAACGGTCGCAGAGCTGCTTGCGGCCGTCGAAGAGACGGAGGCCGTCCTGAAGACGCCGCTGGAGTACCGTGACAACGGCGGCGTCCGGGTGACGCTTATCGGCGACGATGAGACGATACAGCGAACCGTCGAGGCAGTCCCGAATACGGTCAGAATATCGTTAGAGGGAACGGGCGATTACCGGCCGAGCACCGGGCGGTTGCTCTCCGTGTTAACGCCGCGGCAGCGGGAAATCCTTGAGGCAGCGGTCGAGGCCGGCTACTACGAGGTACCGCGACAGGCAACCCACGAGGACATCGCCGAGACGGTCGACGTTTCGGCCGGAACGGTCGGCGAACATCTCCGGAAAGTGGAAGGAAAGCTGCTGTCGTCGCTCGTCGAGTGA
- a CDS encoding DUF7523 family protein, with product MTVAADTRAAVRERPFLETALRAGVVNYTAAARVLDVGDTEAVAAALRRYAEAADEYSPPKTDASVSMRSGIGRSDDNSNGLFSVGDTCFAADGGDLTAIVAEGDVEPGVLEPVLGRLRTADIGVEAAAAGDGYLAVVVGRRDGADAVRAVEGSLGQATH from the coding sequence ATGACTGTTGCCGCCGATACTCGGGCTGCCGTCCGCGAGCGGCCGTTCCTCGAAACCGCGCTCAGGGCCGGCGTCGTCAACTACACCGCAGCCGCGCGCGTTCTCGATGTCGGCGACACCGAGGCCGTCGCTGCGGCACTACGCCGATACGCTGAAGCGGCCGACGAGTACAGCCCGCCCAAGACGGACGCCAGTGTTTCTATGCGGTCGGGCATCGGCCGTAGCGACGACAACAGTAACGGCCTGTTCTCCGTCGGCGACACGTGCTTTGCCGCCGACGGCGGGGACCTGACGGCTATCGTCGCAGAAGGCGATGTCGAACCCGGGGTGCTCGAACCGGTGCTTGGCCGGCTCCGAACCGCCGATATCGGGGTTGAGGCCGCAGCCGCGGGCGACGGATATCTCGCTGTTGTCGTCGGCCGCCGGGACGGAGCCGACGCGGTGCGGGCCGTGGAGGGCAGCCTCGGCCAAGCGACGCATTGA
- the cysS gene encoding cysteine--tRNA ligase produces the protein MTLRVSNTLSGEREEFEPADPDNVLLYYCGLTVSDYAHLGHARTWVHVDVIHRWLEALGYDVRHVENITDVNEKIVARVGEPADGDTFGDDEGDVATHFIDQLLSDMRSLNLKRAEVYPRVSEHVPEIIDLIETLVERGYAYESNGSVYFDVTEFEEYGKLSNQRLEAVEAQGPETEQAEKRHPADFALWKAGGVSESALEEHRDADCEYATESPAGQTWASPWGEGRPGWHIECSAMSMTHLDDSIDIHMGGRDLVFPHHENEIAQSEAATGEQFARYWLHADLFQMDDEKMSSSLGNFIPVSEAVARFGVNPLRMFFLSASYNSTQTYSEAAIEEALERWDRLAAAYERAAAAADSPAAGTKVDSPLGEAVEAAEAAFTEAMNDDFNTREALSALFDLASAINSHLDDRDRYDYRALRRGIEAFERLGGDVLGFDFDGSADGEAALAGELVELLLEVREAEREAENYERADKIRDDIEALGVEIQDTDDGAEYRL, from the coding sequence ATGACGCTCCGTGTCTCGAATACGCTTTCGGGCGAACGCGAGGAGTTCGAGCCGGCCGACCCCGACAACGTCCTGCTGTATTACTGCGGCCTGACGGTTTCGGATTACGCCCACCTCGGTCATGCCCGGACGTGGGTACACGTCGATGTGATTCATCGGTGGCTGGAGGCGCTCGGCTACGATGTCCGCCACGTCGAGAATATCACCGACGTGAACGAGAAAATCGTCGCCCGCGTCGGCGAACCGGCCGACGGCGACACGTTCGGCGACGACGAGGGTGATGTGGCGACCCACTTCATCGACCAGTTGCTCTCCGATATGCGCTCGCTCAACCTCAAGCGGGCGGAGGTCTACCCACGCGTTTCCGAACACGTCCCCGAGATTATCGACCTCATCGAGACGCTCGTCGAGCGCGGCTACGCATACGAATCCAACGGCTCGGTGTACTTCGACGTGACCGAGTTCGAGGAGTACGGAAAGCTCTCCAACCAGCGGCTCGAAGCCGTCGAGGCACAGGGGCCCGAGACCGAACAGGCCGAAAAGCGCCATCCGGCCGACTTCGCCCTCTGGAAGGCCGGCGGCGTCTCCGAATCGGCACTCGAAGAGCACCGCGATGCTGACTGTGAGTACGCTACCGAATCCCCCGCCGGCCAGACGTGGGCGTCCCCATGGGGCGAAGGACGCCCCGGCTGGCACATCGAGTGCTCGGCGATGTCGATGACGCATCTCGACGACTCCATCGACATCCACATGGGCGGCCGCGACCTCGTGTTCCCGCACCACGAAAACGAAATCGCCCAAAGCGAGGCCGCCACCGGCGAACAGTTCGCCCGCTACTGGCTCCATGCCGACCTCTTCCAGATGGACGACGAGAAGATGTCCTCCAGCCTCGGCAACTTCATCCCGGTCTCGGAGGCCGTCGCCCGCTTCGGCGTCAACCCGCTCCGGATGTTCTTCCTGTCGGCGTCGTACAACTCGACCCAGACCTACAGCGAGGCAGCCATCGAGGAGGCACTCGAACGGTGGGACCGGCTTGCGGCCGCGTATGAACGGGCTGCCGCGGCCGCTGACAGCCCTGCCGCGGGGACAAAGGTCGACTCCCCGCTCGGTGAGGCGGTCGAAGCAGCCGAGGCGGCGTTTACCGAGGCGATGAACGACGACTTCAACACCCGCGAGGCGCTGTCGGCGCTTTTCGACCTCGCAAGCGCCATCAACAGCCACCTCGACGACCGCGACCGCTACGACTACCGGGCGCTACGCCGAGGTATCGAGGCGTTCGAGCGGCTCGGCGGGGACGTCCTCGGCTTCGACTTCGACGGCAGCGCCGACGGCGAGGCGGCGCTGGCTGGCGAGCTCGTCGAGCTCTTGCTCGAGGTCCGAGAGGCCGAACGCGAGGCCGAAAACTACGAACGGGCCGACAAAATCAGAGACGACATCGAGGCCCTCGGCGTCGAGATACAGGACACCGACGACGGCGCTGAGTACCGACTGTAG
- a CDS encoding PadR family transcriptional regulator, with amino-acid sequence MSSQGNVEPTLERLVTELGDGDATRDDADPAARTEAVVTEASETLFEGGTLHVDDGLIKQSLPELLLLLVGLRSTDTHGKGIMEDLSRFFGAQLSPGTVYPMLHDLEADDLLEMRELVQTKEYTIDDTEAVRGEIQAAMQQHLALGLVFSRALDEIDVDEMDD; translated from the coding sequence ATGAGCTCCCAAGGTAACGTCGAACCGACGCTGGAGCGGCTGGTGACCGAACTCGGGGACGGGGACGCAACACGCGACGACGCCGACCCGGCGGCACGGACCGAAGCGGTCGTCACAGAGGCTTCCGAGACGCTGTTCGAGGGTGGAACGCTCCATGTCGATGACGGACTTATCAAGCAGTCGCTGCCGGAGCTGCTGCTTTTGCTTGTCGGCCTTCGTTCGACGGACACCCACGGGAAAGGCATCATGGAGGACCTCAGCCGATTTTTCGGCGCACAGTTGAGCCCCGGAACAGTGTATCCGATGCTGCACGACCTCGAAGCGGACGACCTACTTGAGATGCGGGAGCTCGTCCAGACGAAGGAATACACTATCGATGACACAGAAGCAGTCCGGGGCGAGATTCAGGCGGCGATGCAGCAGCACCTCGCGCTCGGATTAGTCTTCAGCCGAGCGCTGGACGAGATTGATGTCGACGAAATGGACGACTGA
- a CDS encoding tripartite tricarboxylate transporter permease: MEVVLAPRETAVALGFVAAGIALGTASGLVPGLHANNMALLLAGIAPSVPGPPLYVGMAMLSAGVVHTFLEIVPTLALGVPDPAMAVAALPGHRLVLEGRGREALRLSALGSGIAVALAVPLAVPITRLMTAVWPVLRAHLSLVLMAVAAALVLTEPTPGRKLVAAVSFGLSGLLGVATLSLSPEAPLSAGGMLAPLFAGLFGAPVLVDAISGDGIPPQDGPEIAASGRSVTGLAGLGTAAGAVVGYVPAVSSAIAATFALLAVPGRYGARGFIVATSGVNTANTVFALFALIALGSPRTGVLVAVEAASVPLSVPHLLASVGVSALVGVVAVPLVGDRYLAVVGALDPARLSVALLCGLAAVSFLFAGAVGVVAYAAAAVVGLVPARYRARRANLMGVLICPILFT; encoded by the coding sequence ATGGAAGTGGTTCTCGCGCCGAGAGAGACGGCAGTCGCCCTCGGGTTCGTCGCGGCGGGCATCGCGCTCGGCACCGCGAGCGGGCTTGTCCCGGGACTGCACGCCAACAACATGGCGCTGCTGCTTGCTGGCATTGCCCCGTCGGTACCGGGGCCGCCGCTGTACGTCGGGATGGCGATGCTTTCCGCTGGGGTTGTCCACACGTTCCTCGAAATCGTCCCGACGCTCGCGCTCGGCGTCCCCGACCCGGCGATGGCCGTCGCCGCGCTCCCCGGCCACCGGCTCGTGTTGGAGGGGCGTGGGCGTGAAGCGCTGCGCCTATCGGCACTCGGTAGCGGCATCGCGGTCGCGCTTGCGGTCCCACTCGCCGTTCCGATAACGCGGCTGATGACGGCGGTGTGGCCCGTTCTTCGGGCACACCTATCGCTCGTCTTGATGGCTGTCGCGGCGGCACTCGTCCTGACAGAGCCCACTCCGGGTCGCAAGCTCGTCGCCGCCGTCTCGTTCGGGTTGAGCGGCCTGCTAGGCGTCGCGACGCTTTCGCTTTCGCCCGAAGCGCCGCTTTCTGCTGGCGGAATGCTTGCGCCGCTTTTTGCCGGGCTCTTCGGCGCGCCGGTGCTCGTCGACGCCATTAGCGGCGACGGCATTCCGCCACAGGACGGCCCCGAAATCGCTGCCTCGGGGCGGAGCGTCACCGGACTCGCGGGACTGGGGACCGCTGCCGGCGCAGTTGTTGGCTACGTCCCGGCGGTCTCCAGTGCCATCGCCGCGACGTTTGCGCTGCTTGCCGTCCCCGGCCGGTACGGTGCCCGGGGGTTCATCGTCGCCACATCCGGCGTTAATACAGCAAACACGGTCTTTGCGCTCTTTGCGCTCATCGCCCTCGGGTCGCCGCGGACAGGCGTTCTCGTCGCTGTCGAGGCGGCGTCGGTCCCGCTTTCGGTCCCCCACCTGCTCGCTTCGGTCGGCGTCTCAGCGCTCGTTGGCGTGGTCGCCGTTCCACTCGTCGGCGACAGATATCTCGCTGTCGTCGGCGCGCTCGACCCTGCCCGGCTTTCGGTGGCGCTGCTTTGTGGCCTCGCGGCAGTATCGTTTCTCTTTGCCGGTGCCGTCGGTGTCGTAGCGTATGCCGCTGCCGCCGTTGTTGGCCTTGTTCCGGCCCGATACCGGGCGCGACGGGCGAATCTGATGGGTGTGTTAATCTGTCCAATTCTTTTCACGTAG
- the rpl12p gene encoding 50S ribosomal protein P1, whose translation MEYVYAALILHESGEELNEDNLTDVLDAAGVDVEESRVKALVAALEDVDVEEAIETAAAVPAGGAGGAAAGGAAEADEAEEADEGGDADEAEEAEEEAEDDGDDEDGGEGLGELFG comes from the coding sequence ATGGAATACGTTTACGCAGCACTCATCCTGCACGAATCTGGCGAAGAGCTCAACGAAGACAACCTCACTGACGTTCTCGACGCGGCCGGCGTCGACGTCGAAGAGTCCCGTGTGAAGGCGCTTGTCGCCGCACTCGAGGACGTCGACGTCGAGGAGGCCATCGAGACGGCCGCAGCCGTCCCCGCTGGCGGCGCTGGTGGCGCTGCCGCGGGCGGCGCTGCCGAGGCCGACGAGGCCGAGGAAGCCGACGAAGGCGGCGACGCCGACGAGGCCGAGGAAGCCGAAGAGGAAGCCGAAGACGACGGCGACGACGAGGACGGCGGCGAAGGCCTCGGCGAACTGTTCGGATAA
- a CDS encoding 50S ribosomal protein L10: protein MSAEARKTETIPEWKQEEIDELVAFLERYESVGVVDITGIPSRQLQDMRRDLHGTAALRVSRNTLMERALNEGGDGLGELVEHVEGQVGLIGTNDNPFGLYQQLEESKTPAPINAGEVAPNDIVIPEGDTGVDPGPFVGDLQQVGANARIEGGSIKVVEDSTVLSAGEEVSSDLSNVLSELGIEPKEVGLDLRGVSSEGVLFSPEELDIDVESYRTDIESAASAARNLSVNAEYPTARTAPSMLAKAAGEAKSVGLSAAVESPDLADDLVSKADAQVRALAAQIDDEEALPEELQDVEQPAAADSAAEADDEDDTGNVEQTDESDADDADDADDADDADEEDGDGGDALGDMFG, encoded by the coding sequence ATGAGCGCCGAAGCTCGCAAAACCGAGACGATCCCTGAGTGGAAGCAGGAAGAAATTGACGAGCTCGTGGCGTTCCTCGAACGCTACGAGTCCGTCGGTGTCGTCGATATCACCGGCATTCCGAGCCGCCAGCTGCAGGACATGCGCCGTGACCTACACGGCACCGCTGCGCTGCGCGTCTCGCGGAACACCCTGATGGAACGGGCTCTCAACGAGGGCGGCGACGGCCTCGGAGAACTCGTCGAGCACGTCGAAGGGCAGGTCGGGCTCATCGGCACGAACGACAACCCCTTCGGACTCTACCAGCAGCTCGAAGAGTCCAAGACGCCCGCGCCCATCAACGCTGGCGAGGTCGCCCCCAACGACATCGTCATTCCGGAGGGCGACACCGGCGTCGACCCCGGGCCGTTCGTCGGCGACCTCCAGCAGGTCGGCGCCAACGCCCGCATCGAGGGCGGCTCCATCAAGGTCGTTGAGGATTCGACGGTCCTTTCGGCCGGCGAGGAGGTCTCCTCGGACCTATCGAACGTCCTGAGCGAGCTCGGTATCGAGCCGAAGGAGGTCGGCCTTGACCTCCGCGGTGTCTCTTCGGAGGGCGTGCTGTTCTCCCCCGAGGAACTCGACATCGATGTCGAGTCCTACCGGACCGACATCGAGTCGGCCGCAAGCGCCGCTCGCAACCTCTCGGTCAACGCCGAGTATCCGACCGCGCGCACCGCGCCGTCGATGCTTGCGAAGGCCGCTGGCGAAGCCAAATCCGTCGGGCTGTCGGCTGCTGTCGAGAGCCCCGACCTCGCCGACGACCTCGTCTCGAAGGCCGACGCACAGGTTCGTGCGCTCGCGGCCCAGATCGACGACGAGGAGGCGCTCCCGGAGGAACTCCAGGACGTCGAACAGCCGGCTGCAGCCGATTCGGCTGCCGAGGCTGACGACGAGGACGATACCGGCAACGTAGAACAGACAGACGAAAGCGATGCTGACGATGCTGACGATGCCGACGACGCCGACGACGCCGACGAGGAAGACGGCGACGGTGGCGACGCGCTCGGCGACATGTTCGGGTGA
- a CDS encoding 50S ribosomal protein L1: MADSIEDAVSRAMSESPERNFRETVDLAINLRDLDLADPNNRVDESIVLPSGTGQDTHIVVFAEGETALRAEDVADDVLDSDDLEDLGDDDNAAKDLADETDFFIAEADLMQDIGRYLGTVLGPRGKMPTPLQPDDDVVETVNRMKNTVQVRSGERRTFHTRVGAEDMDADAIADNVDVILRRLFTDLEKGPQNIDTVYVKTTMGPAVEVPA, translated from the coding sequence ATGGCAGATTCGATAGAGGACGCAGTATCTCGCGCAATGAGCGAGTCACCCGAGCGGAACTTCCGTGAGACGGTCGACCTCGCTATCAACCTGCGCGACCTAGACCTAGCAGACCCCAACAACCGGGTGGACGAGAGCATCGTCCTACCTTCGGGTACGGGCCAGGACACGCATATCGTCGTCTTCGCAGAGGGCGAAACCGCCCTCCGTGCCGAGGACGTTGCTGACGATGTACTCGACAGCGACGACCTCGAAGACCTCGGAGACGACGACAATGCGGCGAAAGATCTCGCTGATGAGACCGACTTCTTCATCGCGGAGGCTGACCTGATGCAGGACATCGGTCGGTACCTCGGGACCGTGCTCGGCCCCCGAGGGAAGATGCCGACGCCCCTGCAGCCCGACGACGATGTCGTCGAGACGGTCAACCGGATGAAGAACACCGTACAGGTCCGGTCCGGCGAACGGCGCACGTTCCACACGCGCGTCGGCGCGGAGGATATGGACGCCGATGCTATCGCCGACAACGTCGACGTCATCCTTCGACGCCTGTTCACGGATCTGGAAAAAGGCCCCCAGAACATCGATACGGTGTACGTTAAGACGACGATGGGGCCAGCTGTGGAGGTGCCCGCATGA
- a CDS encoding 50S ribosomal protein L11 produces MAGTIEVLVAGGQADPGPPLGPELGPTPVDVQAVVNEINDQTEAFDGTEVPVTIDYDDDGSFDIDVGVPPTAALIKDELDFETGSGEPNEEFVADMSAEQLKTVAEQKLPDLLAYDTRNAAKEVAGTCVSLGVTIEGEDARTFNQRLDNGEFDDVFAEAEPAA; encoded by the coding sequence ATGGCTGGAACTATCGAAGTGCTCGTCGCCGGCGGGCAGGCCGACCCCGGGCCGCCGCTCGGCCCCGAACTCGGCCCGACGCCGGTTGACGTGCAAGCGGTTGTCAACGAGATTAACGACCAGACTGAAGCCTTCGACGGCACCGAAGTCCCCGTCACCATCGACTACGATGACGACGGTTCCTTCGATATCGACGTCGGTGTCCCGCCGACGGCGGCGCTTATCAAGGACGAACTCGACTTCGAGACCGGCTCCGGCGAGCCCAACGAGGAGTTCGTCGCCGACATGTCCGCCGAACAGCTCAAGACGGTCGCAGAGCAGAAGCTCCCTGACCTGCTTGCTTACGACACCCGCAACGCCGCCAAGGAAGTCGCCGGCACCTGCGTTTCCCTCGGTGTTACCATCGAGGGCGAGGACGCCCGAACGTTCAACCAGCGGCTCGACAACGGCGAGTTCGACGACGTCTTCGCCGAAGCCGAGCCGGCGGCCTAA
- a CDS encoding OBG GTPase family GTP-binding protein, with protein sequence MGLKEEIEAIEEEIANTPYNKSTEQHIGRLKAKLSEKKEKLERRQSSGSGGGGYAVEKHGDATVALVGFPSVGKSTLLNALTNAESETGSYEFTTLDVNPGMLEYRGANLQLLDVPGLIEGAAEGRGGGQAVLSVVRTADLVLFVLSAFEIDQYERLSTELYNNKVRLDTEPVQVNIRKKHKGGINLTTSDRVSLDDETIMGVLRQYEYVNADVTIREDLTIDQLVDALQDNREYLPSAVAVNKVDLIEPNYVETVKENLRAHDIDPEEAVFISAEKEKGLESLKETIWEKLGLIRIYMDKPGRGIDRDEPLILTESENTVDDALQKLGGSFDDRFRFARVTGPSAKHDEQQVGRDHELQDEDVLRIVARK encoded by the coding sequence ATGGGGCTCAAAGAGGAAATCGAGGCGATAGAGGAGGAAATCGCCAACACCCCGTACAACAAATCGACCGAGCAGCATATCGGTCGGCTGAAAGCCAAGCTCTCCGAAAAGAAGGAGAAGCTAGAGCGACGGCAGTCGTCAGGAAGCGGTGGTGGTGGGTACGCCGTCGAGAAACACGGCGATGCGACCGTCGCGTTGGTCGGCTTTCCCTCTGTCGGCAAGTCGACACTGCTGAACGCCCTGACGAACGCCGAAAGCGAGACGGGCTCCTACGAGTTCACGACGCTGGATGTAAACCCAGGGATGCTGGAATACCGCGGGGCGAACCTCCAGCTGCTCGACGTGCCGGGGCTCATCGAAGGGGCCGCCGAGGGCCGTGGCGGCGGCCAGGCGGTCCTGTCGGTGGTTCGGACTGCCGACCTCGTGTTGTTCGTCCTCTCGGCGTTCGAAATCGACCAATACGAGCGGCTTAGCACGGAGCTGTACAACAACAAGGTTCGTCTCGATACGGAGCCCGTTCAGGTCAACATCCGCAAAAAGCACAAGGGCGGCATCAATCTCACCACCTCTGACAGGGTGAGCCTCGACGACGAAACGATAATGGGGGTGCTCAGACAGTACGAGTACGTCAACGCCGACGTGACCATCCGCGAAGACCTCACCATCGACCAACTCGTCGACGCGCTACAGGACAACCGCGAGTACCTCCCCTCCGCGGTCGCGGTCAACAAGGTCGACCTCATAGAACCCAACTACGTCGAGACGGTAAAGGAGAACCTTCGCGCCCACGATATCGACCCCGAGGAGGCGGTCTTCATCAGCGCCGAGAAAGAGAAGGGACTCGAATCACTGAAAGAGACTATTTGGGAGAAGTTGGGCCTCATCCGGATTTACATGGACAAGCCCGGCCGGGGCATCGACCGGGACGAACCGCTCATCCTGACTGAATCGGAAAACACTGTCGACGATGCGCTCCAGAAGCTCGGGGGGAGCTTCGACGACCGGTTCCGCTTTGCACGCGTAACCGGCCCGTCCGCCAAGCATGACGAACAACAGGTCGGCCGCGACCACGAGCTACAGGACGAGGACGTGCTGCGAATCGTCGCCCGGAAGTAG
- a CDS encoding VOC family protein translates to MDGILDHTMIRVEDLDASLEWYTTHLNYEEKGRWEAETFTNVYLGPEDAGDAAARLELTYNHDGRSYTMGDAWGHIAVRVPDVEAAYDELMQSGVEDYRPPAENPGYAFVTDPDGHEVEIVERDYGTKWSLDHTMLRVEDVNAALGYWIRTFEYEPTGRWEADSFANYFVSPQDAPAEAMDIELTYNYDGRSYTMGDAWGHVAVRCADLQSAWETLQEREAPDYRDPESCDNRYAFTKAPDGHEIEILPTE, encoded by the coding sequence ATGGACGGCATACTCGACCACACGATGATTCGCGTCGAAGACCTCGATGCGTCGCTGGAGTGGTACACCACGCACCTCAACTACGAGGAGAAGGGCCGCTGGGAGGCCGAGACGTTCACCAACGTCTATCTCGGTCCGGAGGACGCCGGCGACGCTGCCGCACGTCTGGAATTGACCTACAACCACGACGGCCGCAGCTACACGATGGGCGACGCGTGGGGCCACATCGCCGTTCGGGTACCGGACGTCGAGGCCGCATACGATGAACTGATGCAAAGCGGTGTCGAGGATTACCGACCGCCCGCGGAGAATCCAGGGTATGCGTTCGTTACGGACCCCGACGGCCACGAGGTCGAAATCGTCGAACGCGACTACGGGACCAAGTGGTCGCTGGACCACACGATGCTGCGCGTCGAGGATGTCAACGCCGCCCTCGGCTACTGGATACGGACGTTCGAGTACGAACCGACCGGCCGCTGGGAAGCAGATAGCTTCGCGAACTACTTTGTCAGTCCCCAAGACGCTCCGGCGGAGGCGATGGACATCGAACTGACCTACAACTACGACGGCCGTAGCTACACGATGGGCGACGCGTGGGGCCACGTCGCCGTTCGCTGTGCTGACCTCCAGTCGGCGTGGGAGACGCTGCAGGAACGCGAGGCACCGGACTACCGCGACCCCGAATCCTGTGACAACCGCTATGCGTTCACCAAAGCCCCCGACGGCCACGAAATAGAGATTCTCCCGACGGAGTAG
- a CDS encoding metal-dependent hydrolase codes for MQPIVHPVVGYLCYAGYVRASDGEAPQGELTVVAVFAAVLPDLIDQPLWLIGVTPVGRTVAHSLFGGALLVGAVGLLARRRGRTDIGVAFAIGYASHIAADIPWHVLAGDYHELGFLLWPVTGMPAYSGVKSLGTVGAVDITTLWLEAILFVAGAALWWNDGCPGVEVVRRYVG; via the coding sequence ATGCAACCGATTGTCCACCCCGTTGTCGGCTATCTCTGCTATGCGGGGTACGTGCGCGCCAGCGACGGAGAAGCGCCGCAGGGAGAGCTGACGGTCGTTGCCGTGTTCGCTGCGGTGCTTCCGGACCTGATCGACCAGCCGCTGTGGCTCATCGGTGTCACGCCGGTCGGACGCACGGTCGCACACTCGCTTTTTGGCGGCGCCCTGCTTGTCGGGGCTGTCGGTCTACTCGCCCGTCGGCGGGGCCGCACTGATATCGGCGTCGCGTTCGCAATCGGCTATGCGTCGCACATTGCGGCGGACATCCCGTGGCACGTGCTGGCCGGCGACTACCACGAACTCGGGTTCCTGCTGTGGCCGGTGACGGGGATGCCGGCGTACTCGGGGGTAAAATCACTCGGCACGGTCGGTGCAGTCGACATCACGACGCTGTGGCTGGAAGCTATACTGTTCGTCGCTGGCGCGGCGCTTTGGTGGAACGACGGCTGCCCGGGGGTCGAGGTCGTCCGCCGATACGTTGGCTGA